From the Bacteroidia bacterium genome, one window contains:
- the rpmA gene encoding 50S ribosomal protein L27: MAHKKGLGSSRNGRDSNPQYLGVKAYGGTFVTAGSILVRQRGTKFHPGVNVKRGKDDTLFCVVDGTVTFERVGRDRQQISVYPASADA; the protein is encoded by the coding sequence ATGGCTCATAAAAAAGGTCTTGGAAGCTCCCGCAACGGACGCGACAGCAATCCCCAGTATCTCGGCGTGAAGGCCTACGGCGGCACGTTCGTCACCGCTGGTTCCATCCTCGTCCGTCAGAGGGGCACGAAGTTTCATCCCGGCGTGAATGTCAAGCGCGGCAAGGACGATACCCTGTTTTGCGTTGTGGACGGCACCGTCACATTCGAGCGCGTCGGTCGCGACCGGCAGCAGATCAGCGTGTATCCGGCGTCTGCGGACGCCTGA
- a CDS encoding DUF2892 domain-containing protein, protein MKTNVGSADRIIRIIVGAGLFSLLFLLEGNVRFFGLIGIIPLATALMRSCPLYSILGISSCPVEKRS, encoded by the coding sequence ATGAAAACCAATGTCGGGTCGGCAGACCGCATCATCCGAATCATCGTCGGCGCAGGGCTTTTCAGCCTTCTCTTCCTCCTCGAAGGCAATGTGCGCTTCTTCGGTCTGATCGGAATAATCCCTCTTGCTACAGCGCTCATGCGTAGCTGTCCGCTGTATTCCATACTTGGAATCAGCAGTTGCCCTGTGGAAAAACGTTCCTGA
- a CDS encoding peptide-N-glycosidase F-related protein codes for MFNRHLLTACIASLFMAISVHTSSAGPGDTLVVQTFTWGWPVNPGWLSPKEGKFWFPTQGKQFEKILLYYTLKCDPSQNPACGEWDYLTYTRLFEHTGVFDSTQLTHPNFTVFGATPDTLHYMNAPLPTLHRRQERTARYASVTRLDSATLGTGVSSTDALFSSPVDDTRSYILWTRSQLEAAGISTDTLTALRFRVEGAGGRAGRVTVRLKRFTGTQWQDDIPLQRSGYTTVYDAALDLPENDWVSVVFTQPFLIWGGGLLAEITVDGAPGVRVAADPLAGEGFAYVARDEDRFLNFQYRSHVQCGDVAELNAAQSFTAEAWFKADVLRNWSNVVIRAQSNEHRIAIQLGGLEAGRVDVYGIVGNGENSYGYTSGRPVAEGNWYHVALVYDGTANQQAERLKIYLNGVAQTLRFNGTIPSITTTISQPFTISSSGTNTMTGGMDEIRIWRSALSAADIRLRMHAHITAQDPLYADLISAWSCDEESGDVLTDLTGRYPGRLAFPQRSAYRGDRPRGYAPMDARPSVVLERGNVTLTTTTRNVIDSLLPAPLMIVLYGDTSRANIPTDTVVGWPAGFTYRLTPDNSIQDSSAVNPDHTLLKQLHFYYGTPFELTRRYELGRYITPYGIGLSLGEGWTWVWDVTDFVHLLKDTVHLTAGNFQELLDMKFVFIEGTPPRDVVRIENVWQGDFALKDFAARVQPRRIALDPAAKTFKLRTTATGHQFSNATNCAEFCPKIHSVLVDGQTRWSWQIIQECSTNPLYPQGGTWIYARAGWCPGMEAMTKEFELTPFITGSEVEIDYESQYDEFGNYVFESQLVSYGEIHHQLDAAIDRIIAPSNYELNGRFNPTCGRPRIALQNRGAQNLTSVDITYGYRGGAMQRYTWRGTLRFMEKTEVWLPPLAEQPPAENRIFDVVLSAPNGGTDEYARNDSQHSHFTTVPVYDKRLIVLFRTNNAPGENRYEILDAEGTVVHSRSGFAANTTYRDTLRLMPGCYEFILHDSGEDGIAWWANNDGTGSLQFRLDGGELWSTVNPDFGKQARYPFIYSGLVAVGDVATPATSLDIFPNPGTDVLHVRYDASPGQRLQYIIHDMLGQIVAQEDFSKANDGITVSTLLPGTYVLSIVNGAVVQAQRQFSIVR; via the coding sequence ATGTTCAACCGCCACCTGCTCACTGCATGCATTGCTTCGCTTTTCATGGCGATATCTGTTCATACATCATCCGCGGGTCCCGGTGACACGCTGGTCGTACAGACGTTCACCTGGGGATGGCCGGTGAATCCCGGCTGGTTGAGTCCGAAGGAAGGGAAATTCTGGTTCCCGACGCAGGGAAAACAATTTGAAAAAATACTTCTCTATTACACGCTGAAATGTGATCCTTCGCAGAACCCGGCTTGCGGCGAATGGGATTATCTTACCTACACGCGGCTCTTTGAACACACCGGTGTGTTCGATTCCACACAACTCACGCATCCCAATTTCACGGTGTTCGGCGCCACACCCGATACTTTGCATTACATGAACGCACCGCTGCCCACACTGCACCGGCGGCAGGAAAGGACGGCACGCTACGCATCGGTCACGCGTCTCGATTCCGCAACGCTCGGAACCGGGGTAAGTTCAACGGACGCACTGTTCTCGTCGCCGGTGGATGATACACGCAGCTATATTCTCTGGACGCGATCACAGCTCGAAGCGGCGGGTATTTCCACGGACACGCTCACAGCGCTGCGCTTCCGCGTCGAAGGTGCGGGCGGACGGGCCGGACGCGTCACCGTACGCCTGAAACGATTTACCGGGACGCAATGGCAGGACGACATTCCGCTGCAGCGTAGCGGCTACACGACGGTGTATGATGCCGCACTGGATCTGCCGGAGAATGACTGGGTCTCCGTTGTGTTTACGCAGCCCTTTCTTATTTGGGGAGGAGGTCTCCTGGCGGAAATTACCGTGGACGGAGCGCCGGGTGTACGCGTGGCGGCAGATCCGCTCGCCGGCGAAGGTTTCGCCTATGTCGCACGCGATGAAGACCGCTTCCTCAATTTCCAGTATCGCAGTCATGTGCAGTGCGGTGACGTAGCGGAGCTGAACGCTGCCCAGTCCTTTACTGCGGAAGCATGGTTCAAGGCGGACGTGTTGCGAAACTGGAGCAACGTTGTCATTCGTGCGCAAAGCAACGAACATCGCATCGCGATTCAGCTTGGTGGTCTGGAAGCGGGCAGAGTCGATGTGTACGGCATTGTCGGTAACGGCGAGAATTCCTACGGCTACACTAGCGGACGTCCGGTTGCGGAGGGAAATTGGTATCATGTCGCGCTGGTGTATGACGGAACGGCGAATCAGCAAGCGGAGCGGTTGAAAATCTATCTCAATGGAGTGGCGCAAACGCTGCGTTTCAACGGCACCATCCCTTCAATCACAACAACAATTTCGCAACCCTTTACCATCTCCTCGTCGGGTACGAACACGATGACCGGCGGCATGGACGAGATTCGCATCTGGCGCAGCGCGCTTTCCGCTGCGGATATCCGCTTGCGCATGCATGCACACATCACAGCACAGGATCCGTTGTACGCCGATCTCATCTCGGCATGGTCCTGTGATGAGGAGAGCGGCGATGTGCTGACGGACCTCACCGGACGCTATCCCGGGCGTCTGGCTTTTCCGCAGCGCAGCGCGTATCGGGGAGACAGACCACGTGGTTATGCACCAATGGACGCTCGGCCATCCGTGGTACTGGAACGTGGCAATGTGACTCTGACCACCACGACGAGGAACGTCATTGATTCGCTGCTCCCCGCCCCTTTGATGATCGTCCTGTACGGCGATACGTCACGCGCAAATATCCCCACGGATACCGTGGTGGGTTGGCCGGCCGGCTTCACGTATAGGTTGACGCCGGATAATTCCATTCAGGACTCTTCGGCCGTGAACCCCGATCACACGCTGCTCAAGCAGCTGCATTTCTACTACGGGACGCCCTTCGAGCTCACCAGGCGGTATGAGCTCGGCCGCTATATCACACCGTACGGAATCGGGTTGAGTCTGGGCGAAGGCTGGACCTGGGTTTGGGATGTGACGGATTTCGTCCACCTGCTCAAGGACACCGTGCATCTGACTGCCGGGAATTTCCAGGAGCTTCTGGATATGAAGTTCGTTTTTATCGAAGGTACGCCCCCCAGGGATGTCGTGCGCATAGAGAATGTCTGGCAGGGGGATTTTGCGCTCAAGGATTTTGCGGCTCGCGTACAGCCGAGGCGGATCGCGCTCGATCCCGCCGCAAAAACCTTCAAACTCCGGACCACGGCCACAGGACATCAGTTCAGCAATGCGACGAACTGTGCCGAGTTCTGTCCGAAAATCCACTCCGTGCTCGTCGATGGTCAGACACGCTGGAGCTGGCAGATCATTCAGGAGTGTTCCACGAATCCGCTCTATCCGCAGGGCGGCACCTGGATTTACGCGCGAGCAGGGTGGTGTCCGGGCATGGAGGCCATGACCAAGGAATTTGAGTTGACACCGTTCATCACCGGTTCCGAAGTGGAGATCGATTACGAATCCCAGTACGACGAATTTGGCAATTATGTGTTCGAGTCACAGCTGGTATCCTATGGTGAAATCCATCATCAGCTCGACGCTGCCATTGATCGTATCATTGCTCCGAGCAATTATGAACTCAACGGCCGCTTCAATCCGACCTGCGGTCGGCCACGCATTGCCTTGCAGAATCGCGGTGCGCAGAATCTGACGAGCGTGGACATCACCTACGGGTATCGCGGTGGTGCGATGCAACGCTACACCTGGCGAGGGACTCTCCGCTTCATGGAGAAAACCGAGGTGTGGCTCCCGCCGCTGGCGGAGCAGCCACCGGCGGAGAACCGGATATTCGATGTCGTGTTGAGTGCGCCGAATGGAGGTACGGATGAGTACGCACGGAACGATAGTCAGCACAGCCACTTCACCACGGTACCAGTGTACGACAAGCGTTTGATCGTGCTGTTTCGGACGAATAACGCGCCCGGCGAGAACCGCTACGAAATACTGGATGCGGAAGGCACGGTGGTGCACAGCCGTTCGGGCTTCGCGGCGAATACGACGTACCGCGACACCTTGCGTCTTATGCCCGGGTGTTACGAATTCATTCTGCACGACAGCGGTGAGGACGGCATCGCGTGGTGGGCGAACAATGATGGAACCGGATCGTTGCAATTCCGTCTCGATGGCGGCGAACTTTGGAGTACGGTCAATCCGGACTTTGGCAAGCAGGCGCGGTATCCGTTCATCTACTCCGGTCTTGTGGCTGTGGGAGACGTGGCAACTCCCGCAACGTCGCTCGACATATTTCCGAATCCAGGAACCGACGTATTGCACGTACGTTACGATGCTTCCCCGGGCCAAAGACTTCAGTATATCATCCACGACATGCTCGGGCAAATCGTGGCGCAGGAAGATTTCAGCAAGGCGAATGATGGAATCACAGTATCGACGTTACTGCCCGGGACGTATGTTCTGAGCATTGTCAATGGTGCGGTGGTGCAGGCGCAGCGGCAATTCAGCATTGTGAGATAG
- a CDS encoding GNAT family N-acetyltransferase: MLTISTPRLLLRPLRTADAEAVLAYRSDPDIIRYQTWHPVDLREIRDYIREQSGCIPGMPGIWYQLAIISLHSDDLLGDCGVHVSLDDPASAELGITLKREAQHQGFAGEVLRGLIGYCFSTMHMHMITARIFSKNQPALNLVERNGFVFRGRVDTRLDTEMEDCDLVYSLASATFHASHTIITTR; this comes from the coding sequence ATGCTTACAATTTCGACGCCAAGGCTTCTGCTCCGTCCTCTGCGGACAGCCGATGCGGAGGCGGTATTGGCCTACCGTTCCGATCCCGACATCATCCGCTATCAGACCTGGCATCCTGTCGATCTCCGCGAAATACGCGACTACATCAGAGAACAGAGCGGGTGCATCCCCGGTATGCCGGGAATCTGGTATCAGTTGGCGATAATTTCCCTGCACTCGGATGATCTCTTGGGCGACTGTGGAGTACATGTGTCACTTGACGATCCTGCGAGTGCCGAGCTCGGCATTACGCTAAAACGCGAAGCGCAGCATCAGGGATTTGCGGGTGAGGTCTTACGCGGGCTCATCGGGTACTGTTTCTCTACGATGCATATGCATATGATCACCGCGCGCATCTTCAGCAAGAATCAGCCTGCGCTCAATTTGGTGGAGCGCAACGGATTTGTCTTTCGCGGGCGTGTTGACACCCGTCTGGATACTGAAATGGAAGATTGTGACCTTGTTTACAGTCTTGCGAGCGCCACGTTCCACGCATCACACACGATCATCACAACTCGGTGA
- a CDS encoding YCF48-related protein, which produces MKRICVLFVIFPLLPLLSSAQGWQWQNPLPRGNTVHALTMLDELRGVAVCDDGIMLWSADGGNSWASYRIATVDLHDIVRMDDGTLLIAADRRRILRSTDNAYSWTLVYQGSTQAAGYTSEIARVDERTVVAFLNGAELVKSVDGGLTWQAITSLSLFSETPRSISIQSPNTWWLITNRNTWVTNTAGETWNLANDAYPARGLQRFVFTDSLTGFQCREGQLLRTFDGCTTWEEMNIFGFGVVMDVAAGNALGNDVYCLSTGRYLVNKSSDAGATWNISLTESAFADANVSAMTFANSRLGFLVGDGGRILRTENGGQSWSVVHGLGYIGTIAGIHFFDQRDGIAFTYSNTVLLTTNGGDRWDESIPSSGHTLRQFSVAPSGLMYAIGFSTSNDYQLFRSPDRGHNWEAVGTALPIRYTPFDQLIPQSLLAISDQELLIGVSYARLYRSTDAGMSWDSSFVRTAGNMPFLTGSEMQFFPPSTIYYSLYNALAVSTDDGQTWDVRQDPSGSSMLDMRFLDINRGFSTIQGRLCSTTDGGQNWKRISQLNTELYHFFDASNGILLSSESGSDDWAWLYRTNDGGGTWNRESLGGQVYWNGWFFLDRHTGWAFSYGGLIQKTTTGGVVGVETLSDISDALQLGDAWPNPLTLASNAVLRIPFALEREQHIRLSICDMLGRETVVLTEGVHQRGLHVATFTTGRSSSVMPPGVYILRLVGVDGVRASKVILR; this is translated from the coding sequence ATGAAGCGAATATGCGTGTTGTTCGTCATCTTTCCACTGCTTCCCCTGCTCAGTTCCGCGCAAGGCTGGCAATGGCAGAATCCTCTGCCACGTGGCAATACAGTCCATGCCCTCACCATGTTGGACGAGTTGCGCGGTGTTGCCGTATGTGACGACGGCATTATGCTCTGGAGCGCCGACGGAGGGAACAGCTGGGCGTCTTACCGTATCGCCACCGTGGACCTCCATGATATTGTGCGCATGGACGACGGTACCCTGCTCATTGCGGCGGATCGACGGCGTATCCTCCGATCCACGGACAATGCATATTCCTGGACGCTCGTGTATCAAGGCAGCACGCAGGCCGCCGGCTATACCTCTGAGATCGCCCGCGTGGACGAAAGAACCGTCGTTGCGTTTCTCAATGGCGCTGAATTGGTCAAATCAGTTGATGGCGGTCTGACCTGGCAAGCCATCACATCGCTGAGTCTGTTCTCGGAAACACCCCGGTCCATATCCATTCAATCTCCCAACACCTGGTGGCTGATCACCAATCGCAACACATGGGTGACCAATACTGCGGGAGAGACCTGGAATCTGGCCAATGATGCCTACCCTGCTCGTGGCTTACAACGTTTCGTGTTCACAGACAGTCTCACCGGGTTCCAATGTCGCGAGGGACAACTTTTGCGTACCTTCGACGGCTGCACCACCTGGGAAGAGATGAATATTTTCGGCTTCGGCGTCGTAATGGATGTCGCGGCCGGCAACGCTCTCGGCAACGACGTGTACTGCCTCAGCACCGGCAGGTATTTGGTGAACAAATCCTCCGATGCCGGGGCGACATGGAATATCAGCCTCACGGAGTCCGCCTTCGCCGACGCAAACGTTTCGGCCATGACCTTCGCCAACAGCCGGTTGGGTTTTCTTGTGGGTGACGGCGGACGCATTTTACGAACGGAGAATGGGGGGCAGTCCTGGTCTGTAGTCCACGGGCTGGGCTATATCGGTACGATAGCAGGCATTCATTTCTTCGATCAGCGGGACGGTATCGCTTTCACATACTCCAATACCGTCTTGCTCACCACGAACGGGGGCGACCGCTGGGATGAGTCCATTCCTTCGAGCGGTCACACGCTGCGGCAATTTTCCGTCGCACCGTCCGGACTGATGTATGCCATCGGCTTCTCGACGTCCAACGATTACCAGCTCTTCCGCAGTCCGGATCGCGGCCACAATTGGGAAGCCGTCGGCACCGCACTTCCCATCCGGTATACCCCGTTCGATCAATTGATCCCGCAATCCCTGCTTGCGATATCCGACCAGGAGCTGCTTATCGGTGTCAGCTATGCGCGGCTGTATCGAAGTACGGATGCGGGTATGAGCTGGGATTCCTCCTTCGTCAGGACAGCCGGGAATATGCCTTTTCTCACTGGATCGGAAATGCAGTTTTTCCCTCCCTCCACGATTTACTACAGTCTGTATAATGCGCTCGCGGTGTCCACGGATGACGGTCAGACCTGGGATGTGCGGCAGGATCCTTCCGGTTCTTCGATGCTGGACATGCGTTTTCTGGATATCAACCGTGGTTTCTCCACAATACAGGGGCGCCTCTGCTCCACAACAGACGGGGGGCAGAACTGGAAACGGATCTCCCAGCTCAATACGGAACTGTACCATTTCTTCGATGCATCAAATGGCATTTTGCTTTCCAGCGAAAGCGGCAGCGACGACTGGGCCTGGCTGTACAGGACGAACGATGGAGGCGGCACCTGGAATCGCGAATCACTCGGCGGTCAGGTGTACTGGAACGGTTGGTTCTTCCTGGACCGGCATACCGGCTGGGCGTTCAGCTATGGCGGACTGATACAAAAAACCACAACCGGCGGCGTGGTGGGAGTCGAAACTCTGAGCGACATCTCCGATGCTCTGCAACTCGGCGACGCCTGGCCGAATCCCCTGACTCTGGCATCCAACGCTGTGCTTCGTATCCCTTTCGCGCTGGAACGGGAGCAGCACATACGTCTCAGTATCTGCGATATGCTCGGCCGCGAAACTGTCGTGCTTACCGAAGGGGTGCATCAACGCGGACTACACGTCGCAACATTCACGACAGGCCGCAGCTCCTCGGTCATGCCTCCGGGTGTGTACATTCTGCGGCTCGTTGGTGTGGACGGTGTGCGGGCCTCCAAAGTCATTTTGCGATGA
- a CDS encoding YraN family protein, with product MTTQELAREGEDAAAAYLARNGYDVHTRNFHFGRNGEIDIVASKGEVTAFVEVKTRSHGAPEEALYSITPAKQKQLMRVAQGYMYVKNLGELNCRFDVIVVIFRAGKPHIVHYENAFTAMHTS from the coding sequence ATGACAACCCAGGAATTGGCCCGTGAGGGCGAAGACGCAGCGGCGGCCTACCTTGCACGGAACGGGTACGACGTACACACCAGAAATTTCCACTTCGGTCGCAATGGGGAAATCGACATTGTCGCGTCCAAAGGCGAGGTGACTGCGTTCGTGGAAGTGAAAACGCGCAGTCACGGTGCTCCGGAGGAGGCGCTGTACTCCATAACACCTGCAAAGCAGAAGCAACTGATGCGTGTAGCACAGGGCTACATGTACGTCAAAAACCTCGGCGAACTGAACTGCCGCTTCGATGTCATTGTCGTGATATTTCGCGCGGGGAAGCCGCACATCGTACATTACGAAAACGCATTTACAGCCATGCATACATCATGA
- a CDS encoding ribonuclease HII, translating to MTAPLLQTHGSIEERYMMGGSVLVCGVDEAGRGPLAGPVVAAAVVFAPGTVIRGVADSKALSEARRDLLAMDIRAKALAFAIAESTVDEIDDRNILQATLLAMRRAVDGLRVRPGHLLIDGNKKFPSDIPATAVVKGDSQCFSIAAASILAKTHRDAIMRRLDKEFPQYGFAVHKGYATRAHIEAIRAHGRCPQHRRSFILKSISSQTGIFDDNPGIGP from the coding sequence ATGACCGCCCCGCTTCTTCAGACTCACGGCAGCATCGAAGAGCGGTACATGATGGGCGGCTCGGTGCTGGTGTGCGGTGTGGACGAGGCCGGAAGAGGCCCTCTGGCCGGTCCCGTTGTCGCCGCAGCCGTGGTTTTCGCACCCGGTACCGTCATCCGGGGCGTCGCAGACTCCAAGGCGCTCTCCGAAGCTCGTCGTGATTTACTGGCGATGGACATTCGCGCGAAAGCCCTCGCCTTTGCGATCGCAGAATCCACGGTGGATGAAATTGACGACAGAAACATTCTCCAGGCCACACTGCTGGCAATGCGGCGGGCGGTGGACGGACTGCGCGTCCGTCCCGGACATCTGCTTATTGATGGTAATAAGAAGTTTCCCTCCGATATTCCCGCCACGGCGGTGGTAAAAGGCGACAGTCAATGCTTCAGCATCGCCGCCGCGTCCATACTTGCAAAAACACACAGGGACGCAATCATGCGCCGCCTGGATAAGGAATTTCCGCAATATGGCTTCGCGGTGCATAAGGGGTACGCGACACGCGCGCATATCGAGGCGATACGCGCGCACGGCAGATGTCCGCAGCACCGACGCAGCTTCATTCTCAAATCCATCTCATCACAAACAGGGATATTCGATGACAACCCAGGAATTGGCCCGTGA
- a CDS encoding geranylgeranylglycerol-phosphate geranylgeranyltransferase has protein sequence MRRETDSIPALTVMKGYLSLMRPLNAMVTVLAILSVGILATGTWWSSTAMLLAAVSAALIGSAGNIINDVFDRGIDRINKPRRAIASGMVSPGAGMVWAAICGLVGVLLGSILGPGAFAIALGSVLLLFLYSAMLKRIPIVGNLVVGLVTGAAFLYGGVAAGAPFAGVVPAFFACAVNIGREIIKDVEDMPGDQAGGHRTLPLLIGAQPSLRLAGILLFATAVATVLPWTLRQFTFWYLPLVFLVDALILAAVLPLTRTTEPAVLRRSSILLKLGMVAGIVAFTAGSLR, from the coding sequence ATGAGAAGGGAAACTGACTCCATACCTGCACTGACGGTGATGAAGGGCTATCTGTCCCTCATGCGTCCGTTGAATGCGATGGTGACCGTTCTGGCGATTCTCTCCGTCGGCATACTTGCGACCGGTACATGGTGGAGCAGTACCGCGATGCTCCTGGCCGCCGTATCGGCTGCGCTGATCGGTTCCGCCGGTAACATTATCAACGATGTGTTCGACAGAGGTATCGACCGGATAAACAAACCACGGCGCGCCATCGCCTCAGGCATGGTCTCTCCCGGAGCAGGCATGGTTTGGGCTGCGATATGCGGACTCGTGGGAGTGCTGCTTGGCTCGATACTCGGACCGGGAGCATTCGCCATTGCCCTCGGCAGCGTACTGCTCCTGTTTCTCTACAGTGCGATGCTCAAGCGCATACCTATTGTGGGTAACCTCGTTGTCGGTCTCGTTACCGGTGCGGCATTCCTTTATGGCGGAGTTGCCGCAGGCGCGCCCTTTGCCGGTGTCGTACCGGCTTTCTTCGCCTGCGCTGTGAATATCGGACGGGAGATCATCAAGGATGTAGAGGACATGCCGGGCGATCAGGCGGGCGGTCATCGCACCCTGCCGCTGCTCATCGGGGCGCAGCCATCGCTTCGACTTGCCGGCATTCTGCTGTTCGCCACCGCCGTGGCCACCGTGCTGCCGTGGACCCTCCGGCAATTCACCTTCTGGTACCTGCCTCTCGTCTTTCTGGTCGATGCGCTCATTCTGGCGGCCGTCCTGCCGCTCACCCGCACGACAGAGCCCGCAGTGCTGCGCCGCTCCAGTATCCTGTTGAAATTGGGAATGGTTGCGGGCATAGTGGCATTTACGGCGGGGAGTCTCCGATGA
- a CDS encoding BamA/TamA family outer membrane protein, which translates to MFRSHRHITFLLRYVFLPLAIFCRASALEAQTRVDVAFEGLSRLNDRDLERELRSAGVLRPDSVASLAATRIIEARALQQGLYFASVIRSEYIWSTDSSDVTIRIAVDEGPALVVCELLFSGGTAVSGAELAEACDSKENALFSEAVFAADMERILDLYEQRGYPFASLHLAAFDVTERDDLACAHIRVTIEEGELFVISEITVEGNALTKTQVILRETRLETGSIFDPEKLSDARRSLERLRFFSSVADPQLYVRDGRGGVLLRVAEGSTNLFDGVIGYQPPRRDGEEGYLTGLVNVSFRNIFGTGRRMDARWERTTQSISELEIRYLEPWLLGLPLNIQAGLFQRQQDSSYVRRSVDASVTLLAGRDVQLTARGIRTDVIPSEFSTIMGLTSSTTWSGGAQLLIDTRDDVYNPRSGIQLRNSWNGGTKTRTITATSERTTHFVQRIELDAAAYRELLPRVVAAVSLHGRELRGGALDLSDLYRLGGAASLRGYREEQFTGTRLGWINAEMRYSLGRRSFAFSFYDIGYMFQSADPEQGREETSLSRGGYGLGLRLETGLGIMSVSYALGYGDALGDGKIHFGLINEF; encoded by the coding sequence ATGTTTCGCAGTCACAGACACATAACTTTCCTGCTGCGCTACGTTTTTCTTCCGCTGGCCATCTTCTGCCGGGCTTCGGCACTCGAAGCGCAGACGCGCGTCGATGTCGCGTTCGAAGGACTGTCGCGCCTGAATGACCGCGACCTGGAACGCGAACTGCGCTCCGCGGGTGTGTTGCGTCCCGACAGCGTCGCGTCTCTGGCCGCGACGCGTATTATCGAAGCAAGAGCGCTGCAGCAGGGGTTGTATTTCGCTTCCGTAATCCGTTCCGAGTACATCTGGAGTACAGACAGTAGCGACGTGACCATACGGATAGCTGTGGATGAAGGGCCCGCTCTTGTCGTGTGTGAGCTTCTCTTCTCCGGTGGCACGGCGGTGAGCGGCGCGGAGCTGGCCGAGGCCTGTGACAGCAAAGAAAATGCTCTCTTCTCGGAAGCGGTATTCGCCGCAGACATGGAACGCATTCTCGACCTGTACGAGCAGCGGGGCTATCCCTTCGCGTCCTTGCACCTCGCCGCATTCGATGTAACAGAGCGTGATGACCTTGCCTGCGCGCACATCCGCGTCACTATTGAGGAAGGCGAGCTGTTCGTCATTTCGGAAATCACCGTCGAGGGGAACGCGCTGACGAAAACACAGGTCATCCTTCGTGAAACGCGTCTTGAAACAGGATCCATTTTCGACCCCGAGAAGCTGAGTGATGCACGCCGCAGTCTCGAGCGTCTGCGCTTTTTTTCATCTGTCGCCGATCCGCAATTGTACGTCCGCGATGGCCGCGGTGGCGTCCTGCTGCGTGTGGCTGAAGGAAGCACCAACCTGTTCGATGGCGTCATCGGGTATCAGCCGCCGCGACGAGACGGCGAGGAGGGGTACCTGACCGGCCTGGTGAATGTGTCGTTCAGGAACATTTTCGGTACCGGCAGGCGCATGGACGCTCGCTGGGAACGGACAACACAGAGCATATCCGAGCTTGAAATCCGCTATCTGGAACCCTGGTTGCTCGGCCTTCCGCTCAACATTCAGGCGGGATTGTTTCAGCGTCAGCAGGACTCTTCCTACGTACGCCGCAGCGTCGATGCATCGGTGACCTTGCTCGCCGGCCGCGACGTTCAGCTCACCGCCCGTGGGATACGTACCGACGTCATCCCTTCGGAATTCAGCACCATCATGGGCCTCACTTCCAGCACGACGTGGAGCGGCGGCGCACAGTTGCTCATCGATACCAGGGATGATGTGTATAATCCGCGCAGCGGCATTCAACTGCGCAACTCCTGGAATGGCGGTACAAAAACCCGTACGATCACCGCGACATCGGAACGTACCACGCATTTCGTGCAACGCATCGAGCTCGATGCGGCCGCCTATCGCGAACTTCTGCCCCGTGTCGTCGCCGCTGTTTCTCTGCACGGGCGCGAGTTGCGCGGAGGTGCATTGGACTTGAGCGACTTGTACCGCCTGGGCGGCGCCGCCAGCTTGCGGGGCTATAGAGAGGAGCAATTCACCGGAACACGGCTCGGCTGGATCAACGCCGAAATGCGCTACAGTCTGGGGCGACGATCTTTCGCCTTTTCTTTCTACGATATCGGTTATATGTTTCAATCCGCCGACCCGGAACAGGGACGCGAAGAGACGTCTCTTTCCCGCGGCGGTTACGGCCTGGGGCTGCGTCTGGAAACCGGCCTCGGTATCATGAGCGTCAGCTATGCACTGGGCTACGGTGATGCGCTGGGAGACGGAAAGATTCATTTCGGACTGATAAACGAATTCTGA